The proteins below come from a single Chryseobacterium bernardetii genomic window:
- a CDS encoding ABC transporter substrate-binding protein produces MKQKILLLFTVFSLIACKRETKISSSDWTNISNRTQYKEQDGSLELKSGNFTYNFTQNQTPFKKIILLNASMAGYISELGAENLIIGVSSPEYIYSDKIQNLIKEGKIQNVGSDQKYDVEKIISMKPDAIFTNYIASFDNAYQLLKNNGIQVIFLDEYMEQQPLQKTAYIKLFGELFGKEKEAEARYREVEKNYNDLKKLALTAKEKPLVLANEMYGDVWYLPGGNTSVAHYIADANATYIMKDNKDEKALTMSFEEVFAKTNGVQYWVNAGNHTSKKEMLGMNPFYGKLDVFNKGKLYTMAGRERQKANDFFESGVVRADLILKDYIKIFHPELLPDYQLTYMKELQ; encoded by the coding sequence ATGAAACAGAAAATTTTACTTTTATTTACGGTATTTTCGCTAATTGCCTGTAAAAGAGAAACAAAAATTTCGTCCTCAGATTGGACAAATATCTCAAACCGCACCCAATATAAGGAGCAAGACGGAAGTTTGGAGCTGAAATCGGGAAATTTCACTTATAATTTCACGCAAAATCAAACTCCGTTTAAGAAAATCATCCTCCTTAATGCCAGTATGGCAGGGTATATTTCAGAGCTTGGAGCAGAAAACTTAATCATTGGTGTGTCAAGCCCGGAATATATTTATTCGGACAAGATACAGAATCTGATTAAAGAAGGGAAAATTCAGAATGTGGGAAGCGATCAGAAGTATGATGTGGAGAAAATTATTTCTATGAAACCGGATGCTATTTTCACCAACTATATTGCAAGTTTTGATAACGCTTATCAGCTATTGAAGAACAATGGGATTCAGGTGATATTCCTGGATGAATATATGGAACAGCAGCCTTTGCAGAAAACGGCTTACATCAAATTGTTCGGAGAACTTTTCGGAAAAGAAAAAGAAGCCGAAGCCAGATACCGGGAAGTGGAGAAAAATTATAATGATCTGAAGAAACTTGCATTAACAGCAAAAGAAAAACCACTTGTACTGGCTAATGAGATGTATGGTGATGTATGGTATCTTCCGGGTGGAAACACTTCAGTTGCTCATTATATTGCTGATGCCAACGCTACTTATATTATGAAAGATAATAAGGATGAAAAAGCTCTGACCATGAGTTTTGAAGAGGTATTCGCAAAGACCAATGGCGTTCAGTACTGGGTAAATGCCGGAAATCATACTTCAAAAAAAGAAATGTTGGGAATGAACCCTTTCTACGGAAAGCTTGATGTATTCAATAAAGGAAAGTTATACACAATGGCTGGAAGAGAGAGACAGAAGGCGAATGACTTCTTCGAAAGTGGAGTTGTGAGAGCGGATCTTATCCTTAAAGATTATATTAAAATCTTCCATCCTGAACTTTTACCGGATTATCAGCTTACTTATATGAAAGAATTGCAGTAA
- the mtgA gene encoding monofunctional biosynthetic peptidoglycan transglycosylase, whose translation MWKRIKQFIFIVLVLNVVFIIWGRFFNPPITLTQIGGLFEYGKLHRDYISYDEMGNNVKKAVIASEDQKFFDHNGFDYTAIEKAMKYNEKGKKIRGGSTISQQTAKNVFLWQGRSWVRKGLEAVYTFIIEKVWSKDIILERYLNSIEMGQGVFGVEAAAQYYFGKSSKDLTASDAAWIAAVLPNPKKYDPKNPSPYLRKKHNWIMRQMRNVSLK comes from the coding sequence ATGTGGAAAAGAATTAAACAGTTTATTTTCATCGTTCTTGTTCTGAACGTAGTTTTTATCATTTGGGGAAGATTTTTTAATCCACCCATTACCCTTACTCAGATTGGAGGCCTTTTTGAGTATGGAAAATTGCACAGAGACTATATTTCCTATGATGAAATGGGAAATAATGTAAAAAAAGCAGTGATTGCTTCAGAAGACCAGAAATTCTTTGATCATAATGGTTTCGATTATACAGCCATTGAAAAAGCGATGAAGTATAACGAAAAAGGGAAAAAAATCAGAGGAGGAAGTACCATTTCCCAGCAGACAGCAAAAAATGTCTTTCTTTGGCAGGGCAGAAGCTGGGTAAGAAAAGGCCTTGAAGCAGTCTATACCTTCATTATTGAAAAAGTATGGAGCAAAGACATTATCCTTGAAAGATACCTGAATTCCATTGAAATGGGACAGGGAGTATTTGGAGTAGAAGCAGCAGCACAATATTATTTCGGTAAATCATCCAAGGATCTCACTGCATCAGATGCTGCCTGGATTGCTGCTGTACTGCCGAATCCAAAGAAATATGATCCAAAGAATCCATCCCCTTATTTAAGAAAGAAACACAATTGGATTATGAGACAGATGAGGAATGTAAGTTTGAAATAG
- the recF gene encoding DNA replication/repair protein RecF (All proteins in this family for which functions are known are DNA-binding proteins that assist the filamentation of RecA onto DNA for the initiation of recombination or recombinational repair.) has protein sequence MIIKKLSLYNFKNHSEKKFEFSPQINCFVGNNGVGKTNILDALHYLSVGKSFLGNTDLNNIKNEEDFFTIDAEIQNDDGEDNIRITQPKEAKKVIKKNDKSYDRLADHIGYLPSVMISPYDSNLISDSGESRRKFLDAMISQTDSEYLFDLIQYQKTIQQRNALLKYFAKNRIWDKESLEIYDDPITKFGTKIFNKRKVFVEQLNPIVQNFYQIISGGKETVSVIYESHLLENNFEELLKESLEKDRMLTYTSKGIHKDDLLFEMDHVLIKKIGSQGQQKSFLISLKLAQMSLVKELTKKTPILLLDDIFDKLDDTRVSQLIELVNRESFGQIFITDTHRERTESVVKKINEESVIFDI, from the coding sequence ATGATTATCAAGAAGCTTTCCCTATATAATTTCAAAAACCATTCTGAGAAAAAGTTTGAATTTTCGCCCCAAATCAACTGTTTTGTAGGCAATAATGGTGTAGGCAAAACCAATATCCTGGATGCTTTGCATTATTTATCTGTAGGTAAAAGCTTTTTAGGAAATACGGACCTGAACAACATTAAAAACGAGGAAGATTTCTTCACGATTGATGCTGAAATTCAGAATGATGACGGTGAAGACAATATCAGAATTACCCAGCCAAAAGAAGCAAAGAAGGTGATTAAAAAGAATGATAAAAGCTACGACAGACTTGCCGATCATATAGGATATCTTCCCAGTGTAATGATTTCCCCTTACGATTCTAACCTCATTTCCGATTCCGGGGAGAGCAGAAGAAAGTTTCTGGATGCCATGATCTCCCAAACGGATTCTGAGTATCTTTTTGATCTGATCCAATACCAGAAAACCATTCAGCAGAGAAATGCCTTGCTGAAATATTTTGCTAAAAACAGAATCTGGGATAAAGAATCGCTGGAAATTTATGATGACCCGATTACAAAATTCGGAACCAAAATCTTTAATAAAAGAAAGGTATTTGTAGAGCAGTTAAATCCTATTGTGCAGAATTTCTACCAGATTATTTCGGGTGGAAAAGAAACCGTTTCTGTTATCTATGAATCTCATCTGCTGGAAAATAATTTTGAGGAACTTTTAAAGGAAAGCCTTGAAAAAGACCGTATGCTGACATATACTTCAAAAGGCATTCATAAGGATGATCTTCTTTTTGAAATGGATCATGTTCTGATTAAAAAAATAGGATCTCAGGGACAGCAGAAGTCTTTCCTGATTTCTTTAAAGCTTGCTCAGATGAGTTTAGTAAAGGAACTGACCAAAAAGACCCCTATCCTTTTGCTGGATGACATCTTTGATAAGCTTGATGATACCAGGGTTTCGCAATTAATTGAATTGGTAAACCGTGAAAGCTTCGGACAGATTTTCATTACAGATACTCACAGGGAGCGAACAGAAAGTGTAGTGAAAAAGATTAATGAAGAAAGTGTTATTTTTGATATATAA
- a CDS encoding SOS response-associated peptidase: MCYYNGQRVSRDEFIRLMDLEKAVMNYDFLDQEIHEGFNYGNIAVLRPTEDKCNFDIVQMEWGFIPSYTKNREDVKKMRFGYKDGNGKWHQAYTTLNAKGEELLMKDENTGREKMFRKAALERRCLILSSEFYEWRHLYRLNKRTNQPLKTADKYPYHIGLKNKDYFFIAAIWQNWTDKDTGETVDTVALVTTEANPLMRQIHNSKNRMPTMLPDELAWEWMMQDLSEERITELATYQINTSEMEAYTIEKDFRTTGTPTKAFVYADVPELTYEVN, from the coding sequence ATGTGTTATTACAATGGACAACGGGTATCTAGAGATGAATTCATTCGCTTGATGGATCTGGAAAAAGCAGTAATGAATTATGATTTTTTAGATCAAGAAATACACGAAGGCTTTAATTACGGAAATATTGCTGTTTTACGCCCAACGGAAGATAAATGCAATTTCGATATCGTCCAAATGGAATGGGGATTTATCCCTTCTTATACAAAAAACAGAGAAGATGTTAAGAAAATGCGTTTTGGCTATAAAGATGGGAACGGAAAATGGCACCAGGCTTACACAACATTAAATGCAAAAGGTGAAGAGCTGCTTATGAAGGATGAAAATACAGGTCGTGAAAAAATGTTTAGGAAAGCGGCGCTGGAAAGAAGATGTTTAATACTGTCTAGTGAATTTTATGAGTGGAGACATCTTTACCGTCTAAACAAGAGAACTAATCAACCGCTCAAAACAGCAGATAAATATCCTTATCACATCGGTCTCAAAAACAAGGATTATTTTTTTATTGCTGCAATCTGGCAAAATTGGACTGATAAGGACACAGGAGAAACGGTGGATACCGTGGCTCTTGTAACGACAGAAGCAAATCCTCTAATGAGACAAATTCACAACTCTAAAAATCGTATGCCTACTATGTTGCCAGATGAACTTGCATGGGAATGGATGATGCAAGATCTTAGTGAAGAACGAATCACGGAACTTGCAACCTATCAGATCAACACTTCTGAAATGGAAGCATATACAATTGAAAAAGATTTCAGAACGACTGGAACGCCGACAAAAGCATTTGTATATGCGGATGTTCCTGAACTTACATATGAGGTAAATTGA
- a CDS encoding recombinase family protein, whose protein sequence is MIADLYIRVSTDEQADKGYSQRDQEERLRLHCDRLAITIDRVIFEDHSAKSFDRPEWKNYLQSFKRSRGYREERLILFTKWDRFSRNTSEAYQMIGHLKKNNILPQAIEQPLDLSIPENKVLLAIYLSTPEVENDRRALNVTNGMRRAIKEGRLMGIAPYGYVNKCTEDGRKYVAVKQPEASNIIWAFEQVAKGHLPTAKVRVEMNKREGKNISSNAFMVALRNVTYCGKIYVRAYKNEEEDIVPGKHEALISEELFLKVQHVLKKKGTKDLRLPGGRIINEERYPLRGLLLCPNCGKNLTASSSKGHTKHYYYYHCTTACGFRHHSDKVNKLFKEELSKYDFPTGILEILKKIIVKNTKSTSENFDGERSTLKSRISELNDRISKARDMYLSDKIDEEDFRDIKNRYKGELDDLEYKLSLLVKSEQKEGVEDKISKALKIVGNISERYINASPIDKRAIVSLIYPEKIIFDGSDFQTSKINSFVDSIFLIRKELSKQKKGDLNSKNLNPRLVSSTGFKPVTF, encoded by the coding sequence ATGATCGCAGATTTATATATCCGAGTATCGACAGACGAACAGGCAGATAAGGGGTACTCGCAGAGGGACCAGGAAGAGCGTTTGCGTCTTCATTGTGATAGGCTAGCTATTACGATCGACAGAGTAATTTTCGAAGACCATTCTGCGAAAAGTTTTGATCGGCCCGAGTGGAAAAATTATCTACAAAGCTTCAAAAGGAGCCGCGGATATCGCGAGGAGCGCTTAATTTTGTTTACTAAATGGGACAGATTCAGCAGGAATACCTCCGAAGCCTACCAAATGATTGGACACCTTAAAAAAAATAATATATTACCTCAGGCGATTGAACAGCCATTGGATCTAAGTATACCCGAAAATAAAGTGCTCTTGGCTATTTACTTGTCAACACCTGAAGTTGAGAATGATAGGAGAGCTCTAAACGTGACCAATGGAATGCGACGTGCAATTAAGGAGGGGCGGTTGATGGGAATAGCCCCTTACGGTTATGTAAACAAGTGTACTGAGGATGGAAGAAAGTATGTTGCCGTTAAACAACCAGAAGCTTCGAATATAATCTGGGCTTTTGAACAAGTGGCAAAAGGCCATCTCCCAACCGCAAAGGTGAGAGTGGAAATGAATAAGAGAGAGGGTAAAAATATTTCTAGTAATGCTTTTATGGTTGCACTGAGGAATGTTACTTATTGTGGTAAAATATATGTGCGTGCTTATAAAAATGAAGAGGAGGACATTGTGCCGGGTAAACATGAGGCATTAATTTCGGAGGAGTTGTTTTTAAAGGTTCAGCATGTCCTGAAAAAGAAAGGTACAAAGGATCTCAGATTGCCAGGAGGAAGGATAATCAATGAAGAAAGATATCCTCTGCGTGGTCTTCTGCTTTGTCCAAATTGCGGAAAGAATCTGACGGCGAGTAGTTCAAAGGGGCATACAAAACATTATTACTATTATCATTGTACCACAGCCTGTGGATTTAGACACCATTCTGATAAAGTTAACAAACTTTTTAAAGAAGAGCTTTCCAAATATGATTTTCCGACAGGAATACTAGAAATATTAAAGAAGATAATCGTAAAAAATACAAAGTCTACTTCTGAGAATTTTGATGGTGAACGTAGTACTCTTAAGAGCAGAATTAGTGAATTAAATGATAGAATTAGTAAGGCGCGGGATATGTACCTGTCCGACAAAATTGATGAAGAGGATTTTAGGGATATTAAAAATAGATATAAAGGAGAACTGGATGACCTTGAATATAAACTTAGCCTACTGGTAAAGTCAGAACAAAAAGAAGGGGTAGAAGATAAAATTAGCAAAGCACTAAAAATTGTTGGAAATATTTCAGAGAGGTATATAAATGCTAGCCCTATAGACAAGCGCGCAATTGTAAGTTTGATATACCCTGAAAAGATAATTTTTGATGGAAGCGATTTTCAAACTAGCAAAATCAACTCTTTTGTTGATAGTATCTTCCTGATTAGGAAGGAGTTATCTAAGCAAAAAAAAGGGGATTTAAATTCGAAAAATTTAAACCCCCGTCTTGTGAGCTCGACAGGATTCAAACCTGTAACCTTCTGA
- a CDS encoding UbiA prenyltransferase family protein: MNIIKILKKTVIDSQIYVSLMGTLFAVFFMKEQNTFRFPTILLIFITYFSGYIYTKYQYTKYFFRILVLNAVAGIACAFLIIHNHNEVRLLKWFIIVVLGLLYNSFFLDVYIRKIPLLKVFYVGLVWALVNCWLTLPEFSLPIFLISFFYITALVLPFDIRDMNSDTVKTFPMMIGVQNTKYIAYGLVFISTLIGIFYLKPLYAAAFFLSGIITYILIYFSENKRDDAYFSFGVETCSALPFLFLLIMEYF, from the coding sequence ATGAACATTATAAAAATACTGAAAAAAACGGTCATAGACAGTCAAATTTATGTCTCCTTAATGGGAACTCTTTTTGCAGTATTTTTCATGAAAGAGCAAAACACATTCCGTTTCCCTACTATTTTGCTTATTTTCATCACGTATTTCAGCGGGTATATTTACACTAAGTACCAGTATACTAAATATTTTTTCAGAATCCTGGTCCTGAATGCTGTTGCCGGGATTGCCTGTGCATTTTTAATCATCCATAATCATAATGAAGTAAGATTACTGAAATGGTTTATTATTGTTGTATTGGGACTGCTGTACAACAGCTTTTTTCTGGATGTTTATATCCGTAAAATTCCTTTACTGAAAGTATTTTATGTAGGATTGGTATGGGCATTGGTGAACTGCTGGCTCACCCTTCCGGAATTCAGCCTGCCTATTTTCCTTATCAGTTTCTTTTATATCACGGCATTGGTTCTCCCGTTTGACATCCGGGACATGAACAGCGATACTGTAAAGACTTTTCCTATGATGATTGGTGTTCAGAATACAAAATATATTGCATATGGACTGGTCTTCATCAGCACTCTTATTGGAATCTTTTATCTGAAGCCACTGTACGCTGCCGCATTTTTTCTGTCCGGTATCATTACTTATATTTTGATTTATTTCTCTGAAAACAAAAGAGATGACGCGTATTTTTCATTCGGAGTGGAAACCTGTTCTGCACTTCCTTTTTTATTTTTACTAATAATGGAGTATTTTTGA
- a CDS encoding recombinase, translating to MKFFNSSTNFESVLKKYFSFKNETLSLEPFAELLDSVKRADFTDVLNFLKSNPKFTENFKYYIHNIFKGRPFNLSLTEANILSENAFFPELKKRILNKVLPPVENEKTVWYMIDNVSLRPKTDLKYLHNLPENEIDEFLALIGAADFIIKPNVKKELIFSMNILSWRVTGMAMEVEVVRMAPQYRNLSNPFLALQNELEALADDLVNDPELQLHSKDSRYKQIKIYAEQCLEFVNIAFKNSAKYGISGKINQSLLKIRQQTDRIYEIVHLLIIDNEEDVLVKSKQLIFNILSYKSHKNNIADLINDSTRLISHLITNHTAETGTHYITSTRKEYMTMFYKASGGGIIVGALCVLKMLYGYIPGSDFSHAFLYSMNYAMGFVMIYLMGFTLATKQPAMTAATMTKVLSEEGNSQRNNTEFAHLVSKLFRSQFIAFVGNVLLAFPVALAIIYGLDVFFSQNLAVERSDKLLKDLDPFKSKAILHASIAGFYLFISGIISGNIGNNSVFYQIPERIAKNLSIRSFFGKKFAKGLSKYYAKNWPGIVSNFWFGVFLGATAPVGLFFGLDLDIRHITFAAGNFALGLYGKDFSVDSYTFWISFITVFLIGFFNFLVSFSLSMFLAFRSRKMNFGQVSEIYKEIFRYFVKHPLKFFLPLSSGLDKKADDLMSSTISNKSEEHS from the coding sequence ATGAAATTCTTTAATTCCAGCACAAATTTTGAGTCAGTTCTTAAAAAATACTTTTCTTTTAAGAACGAAACCCTCTCTTTGGAGCCCTTTGCAGAGCTGTTAGATAGTGTGAAAAGGGCAGACTTTACAGATGTGCTTAATTTTCTCAAAAGCAATCCGAAATTTACGGAAAACTTTAAATATTACATTCATAATATTTTTAAAGGAAGGCCCTTCAACCTGTCATTAACGGAGGCTAATATCCTTTCTGAAAACGCCTTCTTCCCGGAACTTAAAAAAAGAATCTTGAATAAGGTTCTGCCGCCTGTAGAAAATGAGAAGACAGTGTGGTATATGATTGATAATGTAAGCCTTAGACCCAAAACAGACTTAAAATACCTGCACAATCTTCCTGAAAATGAGATTGATGAATTTTTAGCACTTATCGGAGCGGCAGACTTTATCATTAAACCGAATGTAAAAAAGGAACTGATCTTTTCTATGAATATCCTTTCATGGAGGGTAACAGGAATGGCAATGGAAGTGGAAGTGGTAAGAATGGCTCCTCAATACAGGAATCTTTCCAATCCGTTTTTAGCGTTACAGAATGAATTGGAAGCCTTAGCAGATGACCTGGTTAATGATCCTGAGTTACAGCTGCATTCTAAAGACAGCAGGTATAAGCAGATTAAAATCTATGCAGAGCAATGTCTGGAATTTGTGAATATAGCCTTTAAAAATTCGGCGAAATATGGAATTTCAGGAAAAATTAACCAATCGTTGCTGAAAATTCGTCAGCAGACTGATAGGATTTACGAGATTGTACATTTATTGATTATTGATAATGAAGAAGATGTTCTGGTAAAATCAAAACAGCTGATCTTCAATATTCTGAGCTATAAATCTCACAAAAATAATATTGCAGATCTGATTAATGATAGTACAAGACTTATTTCCCACCTGATTACCAATCACACCGCAGAAACAGGAACCCACTATATTACTTCCACCAGAAAAGAATATATGACCATGTTCTACAAAGCGAGTGGCGGTGGAATTATCGTAGGTGCACTCTGCGTCCTGAAAATGCTGTACGGATATATCCCCGGAAGTGATTTTTCACATGCATTTTTGTATTCTATGAACTATGCGATGGGGTTTGTGATGATCTATCTGATGGGATTCACACTGGCTACAAAACAGCCGGCAATGACTGCTGCCACGATGACCAAGGTATTGTCTGAAGAAGGAAACAGCCAAAGAAATAATACGGAATTTGCCCATCTTGTTTCCAAGCTTTTCCGGAGTCAGTTTATTGCCTTTGTAGGAAACGTTTTACTGGCGTTTCCGGTTGCGCTTGCCATTATCTATGGGCTGGATGTATTCTTTTCACAAAATCTCGCGGTTGAAAGATCAGATAAACTGTTAAAAGACCTTGATCCTTTCAAATCCAAAGCAATACTTCACGCCAGTATCGCTGGTTTCTACCTTTTCATTTCAGGAATTATTTCAGGGAATATCGGAAATAATTCCGTATTCTACCAGATCCCGGAAAGAATTGCTAAAAACCTTTCTATCAGAAGCTTTTTCGGAAAGAAATTTGCAAAAGGATTATCAAAATATTATGCTAAGAACTGGCCGGGAATTGTATCCAATTTCTGGTTCGGGGTTTTCCTTGGAGCTACCGCACCTGTAGGATTGTTCTTCGGCCTTGACCTTGACATCAGGCACATTACCTTTGCTGCAGGAAACTTTGCGTTAGGACTTTATGGAAAAGATTTCTCCGTAGATTCCTATACATTCTGGATCTCCTTTATAACGGTCTTCTTAATCGGGTTCTTCAACTTCCTGGTAAGTTTCAGCTTATCCATGTTCCTGGCATTCAGATCAAGAAAGATGAACTTCGGGCAGGTAAGTGAGATCTATAAAGAGATCTTCAGGTATTTTGTGAAGCATCCGTTAAAATTCTTCCTTCCATTAAGTTCAGGATTGGATAAAAAAGCTGATGATCTGATGAGCAGTACAATTTCTAATAAATCTGAGGAACATTCATAA